A single region of the Microthrixaceae bacterium genome encodes:
- a CDS encoding GyrI-like domain-containing protein: protein MADKIDFKKTLDRYRARRGEFRVLDVPDATYLMIDGHGDPNTSVEFTEAIETLYPVAYKIKFASKQELGRDYVVAPLEGLWWAQDMDTFTTARDKSQWEWTLMLFVPDWIDRTMFDAAIATVAAKGAPKRLGDVRMAVLNEGRCVQTLHIGSFDDEAAVLERMHEEFLPAEGFQMTGKHHEIYLSDFRRVAPDKRRTILRQPVEPIDFAR from the coding sequence GTGGCCGACAAGATCGATTTCAAGAAGACGCTCGACCGCTACAGGGCCCGGCGCGGCGAGTTCCGGGTCCTGGATGTTCCCGACGCGACCTACCTGATGATCGACGGCCACGGCGACCCGAACACCTCCGTGGAGTTCACCGAGGCGATCGAGACGCTCTACCCGGTTGCCTACAAGATCAAGTTCGCGAGTAAGCAGGAACTCGGTCGAGACTATGTCGTCGCGCCGCTGGAGGGATTGTGGTGGGCGCAGGACATGGACACCTTCACCACCGCGCGCGACAAGTCGCAGTGGGAGTGGACGTTGATGCTGTTCGTGCCCGACTGGATTGACCGGACCATGTTCGACGCGGCGATCGCCACGGTGGCGGCGAAGGGAGCACCAAAGCGGCTGGGCGATGTACGGATGGCGGTGCTGAACGAAGGGCGCTGTGTGCAGACGCTGCACATCGGATCGTTCGACGACGAGGCCGCTGTGTTGGAGCGGATGCACGAGGAATTTCTCCCCGCCGAAGGGTTTCAGATGACCGGCAAGCACCACGAGATCTACCTCAGCGATTTCCGCAGGGTGGCGCCCGACAAGCGGCGTACGATTCTGCGTCAGCCCGTCGAGCCGATCGATTTCGCGCGCTGA
- a CDS encoding SGNH/GDSL hydrolase family protein, which produces MRPRITIATIKGPGRNPLIAITASAVIALAATGCRLESPASGTVGVYEDSTSIVAIGDSQTSVHDHPQRGPSWADRIPGVTNGAAGMGGGGWRQRSARTNQTIDDRTAQHLNNHADHIVVMAGVNDLNNHWLAQDLLEPITAWKARLDAANAQYTVIGVVPYPRDARVARTENQRQELNASFAEVFRDRYLDCDSYLSDEDGWLLPGLSLSATDLHLNSAGEQKLADCVIQSGLLE; this is translated from the coding sequence ATGAGACCACGAATCACCATCGCCACCATCAAGGGGCCAGGCCGGAACCCGTTGATCGCGATCACCGCGTCTGCGGTCATAGCGCTCGCTGCAACAGGCTGCCGACTCGAATCGCCCGCGAGCGGAACCGTCGGTGTTTACGAAGACTCCACGTCAATTGTCGCGATCGGAGACAGCCAGACATCTGTTCACGACCATCCACAACGTGGCCCGTCGTGGGCCGACCGCATCCCCGGAGTCACCAACGGAGCTGCAGGGATGGGGGGCGGCGGATGGCGCCAACGCTCGGCACGAACCAACCAGACGATCGACGACCGCACTGCACAACACCTCAATAACCACGCCGACCACATCGTGGTGATGGCCGGCGTCAACGACTTGAACAACCACTGGTTGGCTCAGGACCTGCTCGAACCCATCACCGCATGGAAGGCGAGATTGGACGCCGCCAACGCTCAATACACCGTGATCGGAGTCGTGCCCTACCCGCGCGATGCCCGGGTCGCGCGTACCGAGAACCAACGCCAAGAACTGAACGCAAGCTTCGCCGAGGTGTTTCGAGATCGCTACCTCGACTGCGACTCGTACTTGAGTGATGAGGACGGCTGGCTGTTACCAGGCCTCTCGCTCAGCGCCACCGATTTGCACCTGAACTCGGCGGGCGAACAGAAGCTGGCCGACTGCGTCATCCAATCCGGACTCCTCGAATAG
- a CDS encoding Dyp-type peroxidase encodes MSSTVTAAGLAQPGILAFGTTNHAYIEFDLRPEADLDTLANVLGNLAGAITTGAGHMVVIGLRPELLGRIQPGACPDGVHGFNEPIVGPDGFTMPATQHDLIVWLAGGSRDVVFDGAKDAIAQLADHAVVAEEEAGWAYHGHRDLTGFVDGTENPALAEVPDVALFSDGPAAGASLLLVQKWAHESSWSELSDADQEAAIGRTKADDIELDPKPETSHAARTDQDEIGKIVRRNLGYGTASRHGTMFVGLTNDQAVMQRMLERMAGIEGPRDELTRHSHADTGSYYVLPPVAMLNSHCTLE; translated from the coding sequence ATGAGTTCCACAGTCACCGCCGCCGGTTTGGCCCAGCCTGGAATCTTGGCATTCGGCACGACCAACCACGCCTACATCGAGTTCGACCTTCGTCCCGAAGCCGATCTCGACACCCTGGCCAATGTGCTGGGCAATCTCGCTGGCGCTATCACCACCGGTGCGGGGCACATGGTCGTCATCGGGCTGCGGCCGGAACTGTTGGGGCGCATCCAACCGGGGGCATGCCCCGACGGCGTCCATGGGTTCAACGAACCCATCGTCGGGCCCGACGGATTCACGATGCCGGCAACCCAACACGATCTCATCGTGTGGCTCGCCGGCGGCTCGCGCGACGTGGTGTTTGACGGAGCAAAGGACGCCATCGCTCAGCTCGCCGACCACGCCGTCGTCGCGGAGGAGGAAGCAGGGTGGGCCTATCACGGCCACCGTGACCTGACCGGATTCGTCGACGGAACGGAGAACCCCGCGCTCGCCGAGGTACCGGATGTCGCGCTCTTCTCCGACGGACCCGCCGCCGGAGCCAGCCTGTTGCTGGTTCAGAAATGGGCCCACGAATCGTCATGGTCCGAACTCTCCGACGCCGACCAGGAAGCGGCGATTGGACGTACGAAGGCGGACGACATCGAACTCGACCCCAAGCCGGAGACTTCCCACGCTGCTCGAACCGATCAGGACGAGATCGGCAAGATCGTCCGCCGCAATCTCGGCTATGGCACGGCGTCACGTCACGGCACGATGTTCGTCGGGCTCACGAACGACCAGGCCGTCATGCAGCGCATGCTGGAACGAATGGCCGGCATCGAGGGTCCGCGCGACGAATTGACCCGCCACAGCCACGCCGACACCGGTTCGTACTACGTGCTTCCGCCCGTGGCGATGTTGAACTCACACTGCACGCTGGAATAG
- a CDS encoding AzlD domain-containing protein — translation MPETSYIASVLAIGFAITFALRAVPFAVLEPLRHSRFVTTMAAWMPAGILAILAVSTLSDSVGTSVTSRLAAASAVAVTVAVHLLSGRRTLWSVGTGTLVYIVAVNLG, via the coding sequence ATGCCTGAGACGTCCTACATCGCCTCGGTCCTGGCCATCGGGTTCGCCATCACCTTCGCCCTGCGAGCGGTCCCCTTCGCCGTGCTGGAGCCATTGCGTCATTCACGATTCGTGACGACGATGGCGGCATGGATGCCAGCGGGGATCCTCGCGATCCTCGCCGTGAGCACCCTTTCGGATTCGGTCGGCACGAGTGTCACCAGCAGGCTCGCAGCGGCGTCTGCGGTAGCTGTCACCGTCGCGGTGCACCTGTTGTCGGGTCGTCGCACCCTGTGGAGTGTGGGTACGGGAACCCTCGTCTACATCGTGGCGGTGAACCTCGGCTGA